One window of Candidatus Tanganyikabacteria bacterium genomic DNA carries:
- the fliD gene encoding flagellar filament capping protein FliD, translated as MPIQLSGLASGLDSQALIDQLMKLEAKPVEMLALRKDTLTTKNTAFQAINTKVLALKDKAFALTTDSILKAMLSSSTDEKIVTAKAGPNASPGSYKVTVNKIASSTRATSWGQLGQSVVDTQQLLSDANTQAPITAGRFTLTVKELNGTVDPIFITVNAGDKWSDVFTRINLATGGEVTASLSGNKVVLTADKTRVAEVKTGNADDTSNFLQQTKLDTALYDSATGTVKSSQPVGVVQRAAKLIDAKFATALTATTGSFKINDVQVDWNANTDTVDSLITKINSSGAGVVAAYSAPDDKLVVTNKNPGSKNINFLDVTGNLLQSLRVDRGDQVTGDDAEIVIDGFNLVNGVAQPIKSSSNDFKDVLPGVTITAKKAGEQQTITIDRDKDTTVKAVRDFVTEFNNVVDAIQKAREKGAPNQFDGELAALNNRMMGIVTSVASGISGSPNTLMQIGVGTSKDDRKHLTLNEAKLRSEIDRDRDRVADIFQKQELVGGSTVSRGIAQVLNDYLDRTRSENGIFKLRQRLTDDQISSINETITRQNRLLDMKRTDMVKRFTQMEVAISKLKSQQTSFLSQLGQLAGSQQS; from the coding sequence ATGCCGATCCAGCTCTCCGGTCTGGCCTCCGGGCTCGATTCCCAGGCCTTGATCGACCAGCTCATGAAGCTGGAGGCCAAGCCGGTCGAGATGCTGGCCCTGCGCAAGGATACCCTCACCACCAAGAACACGGCCTTCCAGGCGATCAATACCAAGGTCCTGGCGCTCAAGGACAAGGCCTTCGCGCTCACCACCGACTCCATCCTCAAAGCCATGCTCTCTTCCAGCACCGACGAGAAGATCGTGACCGCAAAGGCCGGACCCAACGCGTCGCCCGGCAGCTACAAGGTCACCGTCAACAAGATCGCCTCCTCCACGCGAGCGACCTCCTGGGGACAGCTCGGCCAGTCGGTCGTCGACACCCAGCAACTGCTCTCGGACGCCAACACCCAGGCGCCGATCACCGCCGGCCGGTTCACGCTGACGGTCAAGGAGCTGAACGGGACGGTGGATCCCATCTTCATCACGGTCAACGCGGGCGACAAGTGGAGCGACGTCTTCACGCGCATCAATCTGGCCACCGGCGGGGAGGTCACGGCCTCGCTATCGGGCAACAAGGTCGTGCTCACGGCCGACAAGACCCGCGTGGCCGAGGTGAAGACCGGCAATGCCGACGACACCAGCAACTTCCTGCAGCAGACCAAGCTGGACACCGCCCTCTACGACTCCGCGACCGGCACGGTGAAGTCCTCGCAGCCGGTGGGCGTCGTGCAGCGGGCGGCCAAGCTGATCGACGCGAAGTTCGCCACCGCCCTGACCGCCACGACGGGCAGCTTCAAGATCAACGACGTGCAGGTCGACTGGAACGCCAACACGGACACCGTGGACTCGCTGATCACCAAGATCAACTCCTCGGGAGCCGGCGTCGTCGCGGCCTACAGCGCCCCGGACGATAAGCTGGTGGTGACCAACAAGAACCCCGGGTCGAAGAACATCAACTTCCTCGACGTCACCGGCAACCTGCTCCAGTCCCTGCGCGTGGACCGCGGCGACCAGGTCACGGGCGACGACGCGGAGATCGTCATCGACGGCTTCAACCTGGTCAACGGCGTGGCGCAGCCGATCAAGAGCAGCAGCAACGACTTCAAGGACGTCCTCCCGGGCGTGACCATCACGGCCAAGAAGGCCGGCGAGCAGCAGACCATCACGATCGATCGCGACAAGGACACCACCGTCAAGGCCGTCCGGGACTTCGTGACCGAGTTCAACAACGTCGTGGACGCGATCCAGAAGGCCCGGGAGAAGGGCGCCCCCAACCAGTTCGACGGCGAACTGGCCGCCCTCAACAACCGCATGATGGGCATCGTGACGTCGGTCGCCAGCGGCATCAGCGGCTCTCCCAACACCCTGATGCAGATCGGCGTCGGCACCTCCAAGGACGATCGCAAGCACCTCACGCTCAACGAAGCCAAGCTGCGCAGCGAGATCGACCGGGATCGCGACCGGGTGGCCGACATCTTCCAGAAGCAGGAGCTAGTCGGCGGCAGCACGGTCTCCCGGGGCATCGCCCAGGTCCTCAACGACTACCTCGACCGGACCCGCAGCGAGAATGGCATCTTCAAGTTACGTCAACGTCTTACCGACGATCAGATAAGTTCCATCAACGAGACGATTACTCGGCAGAACCGGCTTCTCGACATGAAGCGCACCGACATGGTCAAACGGTTCACGCAGATGGAAGTCGCGATCTCCAAGCTGAAGAGCCAGCAAACGTCCTTCCTGTCGCAACTTGGCCAACTGGCCGGGAGCCAGCAGTCTTGA
- the fliS gene encoding flagellar export chaperone FliS, whose product MLNNPYAQYQSAQFETAPPEKLLIMLFDGAIRFTNTAIKAIDEKNIQIAHTNCIKVQNILTELMSTLRFDVGGDIAKNLFDLYEYLHHRTIMANMKKDPAILEEVAGHLRDLREAWATAAKNVAAEKAKQASA is encoded by the coding sequence ATGCTCAACAACCCGTACGCGCAGTACCAGTCGGCGCAGTTCGAGACGGCGCCGCCCGAGAAGCTGTTGATCATGCTGTTCGACGGGGCCATCCGCTTCACGAACACCGCCATCAAGGCGATCGACGAGAAGAACATCCAGATCGCGCACACCAACTGCATCAAGGTGCAGAACATCCTGACCGAGCTGATGAGCACGTTGCGGTTCGACGTGGGCGGCGATATCGCCAAGAACCTCTTCGACCTCTACGAGTACTTGCACCACCGCACGATCATGGCCAACATGAAGAAGGATCCCGCCATTCTCGAAGAGGTGGCCGGCCACCTCCGGGACCTGCGGGAGGCCTGGGCGACGGCCGCGAAGAACGTGGCCGCGGAGAAAGCCAAACAAGCAAGCGCGTGA
- the fliT gene encoding flagellar protein FliT has protein sequence MSEDLSRIYREALDLTIRQGSAILEDRWDDLLALLDKREHCLDAAEALLLDQPNPPNRADLAAILAQVQAADAENQQLFVKKREGLMAELAEVNQVRDALTGYMSTLRGDNFDPSFVDRSS, from the coding sequence ATGAGCGAGGACCTTTCCCGGATCTACCGGGAAGCTCTGGATCTCACGATCCGGCAGGGCTCGGCCATCCTGGAGGATCGCTGGGACGATCTGCTGGCCCTGCTAGACAAGCGCGAGCACTGCCTGGATGCCGCCGAAGCCTTGCTGCTCGACCAGCCGAACCCGCCCAACCGGGCCGACCTCGCCGCTATTCTGGCCCAGGTCCAGGCCGCCGACGCGGAGAATCAGCAGCTCTTCGTGAAGAAGCGGGAAGGCCTGATGGCCGAACTCGCAGAAGTCAACCAGGTGCGTGACGCGCTCACCGGCTACATGTCCACGCTACGCGGCGACAACTTCGACCCGTCCTTCGTCGATCGGAGCTCCTAG
- a CDS encoding SRPBCC family protein, translated as MGLICLLAGGDRDLQVQVAREPGAGGAVTVRGRFAAPVDRVWRVLTDQGAYPRIFPEIRSMAYVRAGSRGTVWRAEVALPWPIGDRWSEHEVESRVEAWTVRWRHLAGTLRENSGSWQLRAAPGGGTLVAYRSRFDPGVPLLPQWLLDWAVTIGIPKVVEDLRRYVGTGR; from the coding sequence ATGGGGCTGATCTGCTTGCTGGCGGGCGGCGATCGGGATCTGCAGGTGCAGGTGGCGCGAGAGCCGGGCGCCGGGGGAGCGGTGACGGTGCGCGGCCGGTTCGCGGCGCCGGTCGACCGAGTGTGGCGGGTCCTGACCGACCAGGGAGCCTACCCGCGGATCTTCCCCGAGATCCGGTCGATGGCCTACGTGCGCGCGGGGAGTCGGGGCACCGTCTGGCGCGCCGAGGTGGCGCTACCCTGGCCCATCGGCGACCGCTGGTCGGAACATGAGGTCGAGAGCCGCGTCGAGGCGTGGACCGTCCGCTGGCGCCACCTGGCCGGAACGCTCCGCGAGAACTCCGGCTCGTGGCAGCTCCGCGCCGCTCCGGGCGGCGGCACGCTGGTGGCCTATCGCAGCCGCTTCGACCCGGGCGTGCCGCTCCTGCCGCAGTGGCTGCTCGACTGGGCGGTGACGATCGGCATCCCGAAGGTCGTCGAGGATCTGCGGCGGTACGTCGGCACGGGCCGGTAG